In Ruania zhangjianzhongii, the following proteins share a genomic window:
- a CDS encoding NAD(P)H-dependent flavin oxidoreductase, with the protein MTRQRLTDLLGVQVPIALGAFGGVSSVELTAQVSRLGGLGSYGLYGYDAARISETIGALRAATTEPFAVNLWVPTGDEVRPEDVDLDPALAAAEPLFDTVGVPRPQLPAAFLPDFGAQIAAVIEARPPVVSFVFGLPEPAVMNRLQKAGIRVLGTATTVEEAVHVARGGADAIIATGLEAGGHRVSFLRPAEESLVGTFALVPQVVDAVDVPVLAAGGIADRRGVAAARALGAEGVLVGTAFLRTRQSAASNAHRQAIADAGAAGTVLTRAMSGRLSRGVRNRAVEVLESGGQVAPFPAQNWLTGQFRAVANREGIGELQSLWVGQGAGLARYADAAEVFAELRAGL; encoded by the coding sequence ATGACCAGGCAGCGACTGACCGACCTTCTCGGTGTACAGGTCCCGATCGCGCTCGGCGCCTTCGGCGGCGTGTCCTCGGTGGAGCTGACCGCGCAGGTGAGCCGGCTCGGTGGTCTGGGGTCCTATGGGCTGTACGGCTACGACGCGGCGCGAATCAGCGAGACCATCGGTGCGCTGCGAGCGGCGACGACCGAGCCGTTCGCGGTCAACCTCTGGGTGCCGACCGGGGATGAGGTCCGGCCCGAGGACGTGGACCTCGACCCGGCCCTGGCCGCCGCCGAGCCGCTGTTCGACACCGTCGGTGTGCCTCGCCCGCAGCTGCCGGCCGCGTTCCTGCCCGATTTCGGTGCTCAGATCGCAGCAGTGATCGAAGCACGGCCACCGGTGGTCAGCTTCGTGTTCGGTCTCCCGGAGCCGGCGGTGATGAACCGGCTGCAGAAGGCAGGGATCCGGGTGCTCGGCACCGCCACCACGGTCGAAGAGGCCGTGCACGTCGCCCGTGGCGGCGCGGATGCCATCATCGCCACCGGCCTCGAGGCCGGTGGGCACCGCGTCTCCTTCCTCCGCCCCGCGGAGGAGTCCCTGGTAGGCACGTTCGCTCTCGTACCCCAGGTGGTGGACGCCGTCGACGTGCCGGTGCTGGCCGCGGGCGGTATCGCGGACCGCCGCGGAGTGGCCGCTGCCCGGGCGCTCGGGGCCGAGGGGGTGCTGGTGGGGACAGCCTTCCTGCGTACCCGCCAGTCTGCGGCCAGCAATGCACACCGCCAGGCGATCGCAGACGCGGGCGCAGCCGGCACCGTGCTCACCCGGGCGATGAGCGGAAGACTCTCCCGCGGCGTGCGCAACCGGGCGGTCGAGGTGCTGGAGAGTGGTGGGCAGGTCGCACCGTTCCCGGCGCAGAACTGGCTGACCGGACAGTTCCGGGCGGTGGCCAACCGGGAGGGGATCGGTGAGCTGCAGTCGCTCTGGGTGGGGCAGGGCGCCGGACTGGCCCGGTATGCCGATGCCGCGGAGGTGTTCGCCGAACTGCGCGCCGGGCTCTGA
- a CDS encoding MFS transporter, translated as MASPPTLRRLLLVLVPAMMVVPVSSDMVSLVLPGITAEFRASTADVAWVVTGFLLACGIGIPLYGRMADGFSLRRLFVIALAVYAAGSLISAVAPVLPVLVAGRIVAGAGGAAIPVLTIVAATRLLPRRQTALGVGFIAAAGGLGAALGPAVGGGLGQWLGWRSLFWLMTTLGITLIPAVARILPDSRPTVARRLDLVGGTLLGAGVGLLLFGVTRAGGEHGFSAPASWGCLLLGVVALILVPVRGRTMTDPFIPPALFRYRGYLAAVGVIFLAMLVNLTALVLVPLLVIDVNGLTPGEGSLIMVPGGITLALTSTLAGRLAANGAGPTRLTVFGLGLLTVAMLVMSAVAGRTPVLAALAVAILGAGFAFVVTLSTHAISQVLPAPLVGSGIGIFQSAQFLGAGVGPAVFGVLLSWRQTGSNETVNPMATTAAPAYSDVFLLLALLSLIAVVPALRLRTRAAPDTSDARAT; from the coding sequence ATGGCTTCGCCACCCACCCTCCGCCGTCTGCTCCTAGTCCTCGTCCCCGCGATGATGGTGGTCCCGGTCTCCAGCGACATGGTCTCGCTGGTCCTGCCGGGTATCACCGCTGAGTTCCGAGCATCGACGGCGGACGTCGCCTGGGTGGTCACCGGGTTCCTGTTGGCCTGTGGGATCGGCATCCCGCTCTATGGCCGGATGGCTGACGGTTTCAGCCTGCGCCGCCTGTTCGTCATTGCCCTAGCGGTGTACGCGGCCGGGAGCCTGATCAGTGCGGTCGCGCCGGTGCTGCCGGTCCTCGTCGCGGGGAGAATCGTCGCCGGTGCCGGCGGTGCAGCCATCCCCGTGCTGACGATCGTCGCGGCCACCCGCCTTCTGCCACGCCGTCAGACCGCGCTCGGTGTCGGGTTCATCGCCGCTGCCGGCGGTCTGGGTGCGGCGCTCGGTCCGGCGGTCGGCGGTGGGCTCGGCCAGTGGCTCGGCTGGCGGTCCTTGTTCTGGCTGATGACCACCCTCGGGATCACCCTGATCCCTGCTGTGGCCCGGATACTCCCGGACTCACGGCCGACGGTGGCTCGGCGCCTTGATCTGGTGGGTGGCACCCTGCTCGGCGCGGGTGTCGGCCTTCTGCTCTTCGGCGTCACCCGTGCCGGAGGTGAACACGGGTTCTCGGCCCCGGCGTCGTGGGGCTGCCTGCTCCTGGGTGTGGTCGCACTCATCCTGGTCCCAGTGCGCGGTCGCACGATGACAGACCCGTTCATTCCGCCAGCCCTGTTCAGGTACCGCGGCTACCTCGCCGCTGTCGGAGTCATCTTCCTGGCCATGCTGGTCAACCTCACTGCCCTCGTTCTCGTCCCCCTCCTCGTCATCGACGTCAACGGACTCACCCCGGGCGAAGGCAGCCTCATCATGGTCCCGGGCGGCATCACGCTCGCCCTCACCTCCACCCTCGCCGGCCGACTCGCCGCCAACGGTGCCGGCCCCACCAGGCTGACCGTGTTCGGCCTCGGTCTCCTCACTGTCGCGATGCTGGTGATGTCCGCAGTCGCGGGACGTACGCCCGTCCTCGCTGCCCTAGCGGTCGCGATTCTCGGCGCCGGTTTCGCGTTCGTGGTCACCCTCAGCACTCATGCCATCAGCCAGGTGCTCCCGGCCCCGCTGGTCGGCAGCGGGATCGGCATCTTCCAGAGCGCCCAGTTCCTCGGCGCCGGGGTCGGACCCGCAGTCTTCGGTGTGCTGCTGTCCTGGCGTCAGACCGGCAGCAACGAGACCGTCAACCCGATGGCCACCACGGCGGCGCCCGCGTACTCCGACGTCTTCTTGCTCCTCGCACTGCTCAGCCTCATCGCAGTGGTTCCGGCCCTTCGGCTTCGGACCCGAGCCGCACCGGACACATCTGATGCCCGTGCCACGTAG
- a CDS encoding RNA-binding S4 domain-containing protein, with amino-acid sequence MADSVRVDSWLWAVRVFKTRTQAQNACRGGHVKIDGESVKPATLVGIGTRIVVTAPDRERDLQVREPLRKRVSAPRAAQAMIDHTPPPPPKVEQPAVPRRERGAGRPTKRERREITKLRGY; translated from the coding sequence ATGGCCGACTCGGTACGCGTGGACAGCTGGTTGTGGGCGGTCCGCGTGTTCAAGACCCGCACCCAGGCACAGAACGCCTGCCGCGGCGGACACGTCAAGATCGACGGCGAGAGCGTCAAGCCCGCCACGCTGGTCGGGATCGGCACTCGCATCGTGGTCACCGCACCCGATCGCGAGCGCGACCTGCAGGTTCGTGAGCCGCTACGCAAACGGGTGAGCGCCCCGCGGGCGGCCCAGGCGATGATCGACCACACTCCCCCTCCCCCACCCAAGGTGGAACAGCCCGCTGTGCCACGGCGTGAGCGAGGTGCGGGGCGCCCGACCAAACGCGAACGGCGCGAGATCACCAAGCTGCGCGGCTACTGA